The following proteins are co-located in the Defluviitalea raffinosedens genome:
- the hpt gene encoding hypoxanthine phosphoribosyltransferase, whose protein sequence is MKQLDVLISEEKIKNRIKELGQQITRDYSGKEICLICVLKGGVMFMVDLSKEIDLPLEMDFMAVSSYGNEMTSSGVVKIVKDLDEPIEGKHVLIVEDIIDSGRTLSYLVKTLNNRKPASLRICTLLDKPEQRVSDVKVDYVGFTIPDEFVLGYGLDYMQKYRNLPYIAVMRDTEE, encoded by the coding sequence ATGAAGCAACTAGACGTACTGATTTCAGAGGAAAAAATTAAAAATCGCATTAAGGAATTGGGACAGCAAATTACCAGGGATTATTCCGGAAAAGAAATTTGCTTAATATGTGTTTTAAAAGGTGGAGTTATGTTTATGGTGGATCTTTCTAAAGAGATCGATCTTCCGTTAGAGATGGATTTTATGGCAGTATCCAGTTATGGCAATGAAATGACAAGCAGTGGGGTTGTAAAAATTGTAAAAGACCTGGATGAACCTATAGAAGGGAAACATGTGTTGATTGTTGAAGATATTATTGATTCAGGTCGTACCCTAAGTTATTTAGTTAAGACTTTAAACAACAGAAAACCGGCCAGCCTTCGTATCTGTACCCTTCTGGATAAACCAGAGCAAAGAGTATCCGATGTTAAAGTAGACTATGTAGGCTTTACGATTCCTGATGAATTTGTTCTGGGATATGGTCTTGATTATATGCAAAAGTACAGAAATCTTCCATATATAGCTGTGATGAGAGATACGGAAGAATAA